A single window of Elstera cyanobacteriorum DNA harbors:
- a CDS encoding SIR2 family protein — MAVKTDFEVAREFAQGALNTTPVIILGSGASAAHGVPGMGPLAGRLAASVTPHVWALDETAEWTRFLAQLTAGHDLESALQAVRLTDRQTNFVAEETRSFLLPSDLAVLTALLLDRRSLPLSRLFKHLSTSTHQTVHVVTPNYDRLAEYAADVADYSTFTGFTQGHVQTRKRQEGSRGAAARRDQPRTVCVWKVHGSLDWFQGGSQIVGVRSAGETPAGFTPLMITPGIDKYRLAHDEPFRSIFAYADKALEEARAYFCVGYGFNDVHVQTKMIERCEHDAVPLLVITKELTPTAKAFLQGGRCRRYLALEEGGGGARAYTHDQPAGFDIPGEPIWSLDKFLDMTIGVKP, encoded by the coding sequence ATGGCGGTCAAGACAGACTTCGAGGTGGCGCGCGAATTCGCGCAAGGGGCGCTCAATACCACGCCAGTGATCATATTGGGCAGCGGTGCTTCAGCCGCCCACGGTGTGCCGGGCATGGGGCCTCTGGCCGGGCGTCTGGCAGCCTCGGTGACACCGCACGTTTGGGCCTTAGACGAAACGGCTGAATGGACTCGCTTTTTGGCCCAGCTCACGGCTGGCCATGATCTGGAAAGCGCGCTCCAAGCCGTGCGCCTAACCGACCGGCAGACCAATTTCGTAGCTGAGGAGACACGATCCTTTCTCCTACCGTCCGATCTTGCGGTTCTTACAGCGCTTTTGCTCGACCGTCGCAGCCTGCCGCTATCGCGTCTTTTCAAGCACCTTTCGACGAGCACGCACCAAACGGTGCATGTCGTGACGCCCAATTATGATCGGCTGGCTGAGTACGCAGCGGACGTAGCCGATTACTCAACCTTCACTGGCTTTACCCAAGGCCATGTGCAGACACGTAAAAGGCAGGAAGGGTCCCGTGGCGCGGCGGCTCGAAGGGATCAGCCTCGCACGGTCTGCGTCTGGAAGGTTCACGGCTCCCTAGACTGGTTCCAGGGCGGGAGCCAGATCGTCGGTGTCCGATCGGCCGGAGAGACACCGGCCGGCTTCACGCCGTTGATGATCACACCAGGGATCGACAAGTACCGCCTCGCGCACGATGAGCCGTTCCGCTCCATCTTCGCCTACGCAGACAAGGCGCTAGAAGAGGCTCGCGCCTACTTTTGCGTCGGTTACGGTTTCAACGACGTGCATGTGCAGACCAAGATGATCGAGCGCTGCGAGCATGATGCTGTTCCGCTTCTCGTGATCACCAAGGAGCTTACGCCGACGGCAAAGGCCTTCCTGCAAGGCGGCCGCTGCCGACGCTATCTGGCTCTCGAAGAGGGGGGCGGCGGCGCAAGGGCCTATACGCACGACCAACCCGCTGGTTTCGACATCCCAGGCGAGCCGATCTGGAGCCTCGACAAGTTCCTCGACATGACGATTGGGGTGAAGCCATGA